In Hemicordylus capensis ecotype Gifberg chromosome 3, rHemCap1.1.pri, whole genome shotgun sequence, one DNA window encodes the following:
- the LOC128348792 gene encoding mitochondrial uncoupling protein 3-like has protein sequence MVGLKPTEIPPSATIKFVSAGTAACIADLCTFPLDTAKVRLQIQGESKASRTAKNVKYKGVFGTIATMVRTEGPKSLYNGLVAGLQRQMSFASIRIGLYDSVKQFYTPKGSDNANIFTRLLAGCTTGAMAVTCAQPTDVVKVRFQAHISVVGGPKKYNGTVDAYRTIVREEGIRGLWKGTLPNITRNAIVNCGELVTYDLIKEMLLKHHLMTDNFPCHFVAAFGAGFCATVVASPVDVVKTRYMNSIPGQYKNALNCMLTMVVKEGPTAFYKGFMPSFLRLGSWNVVMFVSFEQLKRVMVLAQVAWESPF, from the exons ATGGTTGGCCTGAAGCCCACCGAGATCCCCCCGTCTGCAACCATCAAATTTGTCAGCGCCGGGACAGCCGCCTGCATCGCCGATCTCTGCACCTTCCCCCTGGACACAGCTAAAGTCAGGCTCCAG ATTCAAGGAGAATCGAAAGCTTCCAGGACTGCAAAGAATGTCAAGTATAAGGGGGTCTTTGGCACCATTGCTACCATGGTGAGGACAGAAGGCCCCAAGAGCCTCTACAATGGTCTGGTGGCCGGCCTGCAACGCCAAATGAGCTTTGCATCCATCCGCATTGGACTATACGACTCGGTGAAGCAGTTCTACACCCCCAAGGGATCAGACA ACGCCAACATCTTCACTCGGTTGCTTGCTGGTTGCACCACGGGAGCCATGGCGGTAACTTGTGCCCAGCCCACTGATGTGGTGAAAGTGCGCTTCCAAGCACACATCAGTGTGGTGGGTGGACCCAAGAAGTACAACGGGACAGTGGATGCCTACCGAACCATCGTCAGAGAGGAAGGCATCCGAGGCCTCTGGAAAG GGACCCTGCCCAACATCACCCGCAATGCCATCGTGAACTGCGGAGAGCTTGTTACCTACGACCTCATCAAGGAAATGCTACTCAAGCACCACCTCATGACGG ACAACTTCCCATGCCATTTTGTCGCGGCCTTTGGAGCTGGCTTCTGCGCAACCGTGGTGGCGTCTCCTGTGGACGTGGTCAAAACAAGATACATGAACTCCATCCCTGGTCAGTACAAGAATGCCCTGAATTGTATGCTGACCATGGTGGTGAAGGAAGGGCCCACTGCTTTCTACAAAGG TTTCATGCCTTCATTCCTGCGGCTGGGATCGTGGAACGTCGTGATGTTTGTGTCTTTTGAGCAGCTGAAAAGGGTGATGGTCCTGGCCCAGGTAGCCTGGGAATCCCCCTTCTGA